CCGCGCAGTTGCGCGAGGTGCCCTCGAGGATGCGGTACGCATCCGCGATGTTTCCCACACTGTCGAAGCGAACAGCGCCGACACCGCCCGTGTCGTTCACCTCGCTGTTGGAGACGTAGATCCACCCGCCTTGATCGGCCGGATAGGTTGCGCCGCCGTCGGGGAAGTCGTGCCAGGTGTATGGGGTGTGGGCGACCCTTTGCCGGCTCAGCGCGATCAGACGGGACGTGAATCCTTCGGGAAGCATGATCCCGTTCGCATCCGGATCCTTCAGATCTCCGTACGGCCCGGGGCCCGGCTGCGCGGGCGCGGCCAGCGCCGCACGCCATATCGATGGGCCGGCGATCGCGGCTCCCGTCGCGATCAGTCCGCTCCGGAGGAAGTCTCGCCGACCGACCTGCATTCCGGATCAGCCCCCCTCCGGTCGGCGACCGATCGCGTAGACGACCTCCGAGCGTTCCGCGAAGTCTTCAGGGGCCAGGGCGTCGAGCCGTTCGCGGATCCGGCGCAGGCTTTCCATCTGGCGGTCGGGCTCCAGCCGGTCCAGCCGGCGCCGTACCGGCCCGCCGGCCATGAAACGGAAGTAGTCGTCCACCGGCCAGATGAGGTCGAGCCGGTTGGTCCAGGTCTCGACGTCTTCGAAGCCTGCCGCACGGAACAGTCCTGCGAGCTTCTCGGTCGTGTTCGAGAGGTCGCGCCGGTTGAGCGGCGATCCGGGATCCGGCGGTGCCCCGGCCGCATCGAGCTCTGATCCCCAGACCCGGTCTGCGATCACCTCGGGCTCGTCGCCCCACGTAGCCACCCCGATCCGCGCCCCCGGTCGCAGCACGCGATGGGCCTCGGCGAGCACGCCGGGCGGGTCGGGCACCGTGAAGATGACGAACGCCATGACGGCCGCGTCTACCGACGCCGGCTCGAGGGCGATCGCCTGGGCGTCCATCACGGCGAACATCGCGGGATGGGAGGCCTGCCGGATCATGCCCTCCGAGCGGTCGATCGCGACGATCCGCGCCCGTGGAGCGAATGCGGCGATGTCGGCGAGGAGCGTCCCCGTCCCGGTGCCGAGGTCGAGGAAGGTCGTCGCATCGCTCGGCTGCAGCCGTTCGAGCAGTTGCCGCCCCATCGGCTGCAGCACCGGAGCCCATAGCTCCGCGTAGTCGAACGCCCGCGCGCTGTACGCGTCTGCGAGCTGGCGGACGGCGTCCATCAAGGCAACTTTTCCTTCCCGATGCGCCGGAAGATCTCCTGCGGGATCGACGCCGGATCTTTGTAGACGTGATGAACGCAGCGCTCGCCGGGACGCTCCGGCGGGAACTCGATGGTGACGGGCACGCCGGTGGATTCGATCGGCTCGATCTCGTTGTTGACGGAACAGTGCGCGCAGTAGACCGGCAGCGTTTCCCGGCCGAACGTGACCGGCGTCGGTCCGTGGATCGTCAGGTAGTCCCGCGGCGCAGCGTAGGCGCCGTCGTCGATGAGCTTCCCGCCCGAGCCGCATCGGAACGAGGCCACCCACTTCTCGTCGTCCTCCGACAGCTCGACGTCGGCGCCGTTCGCTTTCATGGCTCGCACGAGCCCCTCGAGACGCACCCCCGGCTCCACCGCCGCGTAGCCCGCCCGGCGCTCACGCAGGTACCGCTCGCCGAAGTCGCGC
The DNA window shown above is from Actinomycetota bacterium and carries:
- a CDS encoding class I SAM-dependent methyltransferase, whose product is MDAVRQLADAYSARAFDYAELWAPVLQPMGRQLLERLQPSDATTFLDLGTGTGTLLADIAAFAPRARIVAIDRSEGMIRQASHPAMFAVMDAQAIALEPASVDAAVMAFVIFTVPDPPGVLAEAHRVLRPGARIGVATWGDEPEVIADRVWGSELDAAGAPPDPGSPLNRRDLSNTTEKLAGLFRAAGFEDVETWTNRLDLIWPVDDYFRFMAGGPVRRRLDRLEPDRQMESLRRIRERLDALAPEDFAERSEVVYAIGRRPEGG